In Companilactobacillus allii, one genomic interval encodes:
- a CDS encoding phage holin family protein: protein MRLLIKMAIYTVLFLAIARLIPNMFYVDSLTTAIIASFVLIVLNWTIKPILHLISLPITFITFGLFSFVISAATLEITSSLMGPTTFYFSSFGAAIVVAIILAICNSVINRYTTDNFNKRV from the coding sequence ATGAGACTATTAATTAAAATGGCAATTTACACTGTACTATTTTTAGCAATAGCTAGATTGATTCCGAATATGTTCTATGTTGATAGTTTGACTACGGCAATTATAGCTAGTTTTGTTTTAATTGTTCTTAACTGGACTATAAAACCAATTTTGCACCTTATTTCATTGCCAATAACATTCATTACGTTTGGATTATTCTCATTCGTAATTAGTGCGGCTACTTTAGAGATAACATCGTCATTAATGGGACCAACAACATTTTATTTCAGTAGTTTTGGCGCTGCCATTGTAGTGGCAATTATCTTAGCCATTTGTAATTCGGTTATTAATCGATACACGACGGATAACTTTAACAAACGAGTATAG
- the hprK gene encoding HPr(Ser) kinase/phosphatase yields MTSFVTVSELVKENDLKVYGGKELLDDRKVTTSDISRPGIELTGYFDYYPSERIQLFGQTESAYSHSMTANNRYKVMLEICREDTPALLISRNIKPSAELLRAAKEHKVPVIGSELPTTRLSSMVTEFLDQKLAPRESIHGVLVDVYGIGILLTGHSGIGKSETALELVKRGHRLIADDRVDVYQQDEKTIVGEAPKILNHLLEIRGIGIIDMMNLFGAGAVRSESDIQLIINLEDWSPDKNYDRIGTMENKRAIFDVKVPQITVPVKVGRNISIIIEVAAMNFRAKNMGYDATKKFEENLGSLIKENTQNEEGNK; encoded by the coding sequence ATGACAAGTTTTGTTACGGTATCTGAATTAGTAAAAGAAAATGATCTGAAAGTTTATGGTGGTAAGGAATTACTAGATGACAGAAAAGTTACTACTAGTGATATCTCACGTCCGGGAATTGAACTAACAGGTTACTTTGATTATTATCCAAGTGAACGTATTCAATTATTCGGTCAAACTGAATCAGCTTATTCACATTCAATGACGGCTAATAATCGCTACAAGGTAATGCTAGAGATTTGTAGAGAAGATACACCAGCATTATTGATTTCACGTAATATTAAGCCTAGTGCTGAATTGTTACGTGCTGCCAAAGAACATAAGGTGCCAGTTATTGGTTCTGAGTTACCAACTACGAGACTTTCAAGTATGGTAACTGAGTTCTTGGATCAAAAATTAGCACCAAGAGAGTCAATCCACGGTGTGTTAGTTGATGTGTATGGTATTGGTATATTATTAACGGGACATTCTGGTATTGGTAAGAGTGAGACTGCTCTAGAATTAGTTAAAAGAGGTCACAGACTTATTGCTGATGATCGTGTTGATGTTTATCAGCAAGATGAAAAAACAATCGTTGGTGAAGCACCTAAGATATTGAATCACCTACTTGAAATTCGTGGTATTGGAATCATTGATATGATGAATTTGTTTGGTGCAGGTGCAGTTAGATCTGAGAGTGATATTCAATTGATCATCAATCTTGAAGATTGGTCTCCTGATAAGAATTACGATCGTATTGGAACAATGGAGAACAAACGTGCTATTTTTGATGTAAAAGTCCCTCAAATTACCGTTCCAGTTAAAGTTGGTCGTAATATTTCTATTATCATCGAAGTTGCAGCAATGAACTTCCGTGCTAAGAATATGGGATATGACGCTACTAAGAAGTTCGAAGAGAATTTAGGTTCATTAATTAAAGAAAATACACAAAACGAAGAAGGTAACAAATGA
- the lgt gene encoding prolipoprotein diacylglyceryl transferase, which yields MSLLALNPIAFNIGALEIHWYGIIIALGALVGVIMAMSEAKKRGIDPDNILDLVLWGVPIALVGARIYYVIFELPFYLANPSEIIKIWHGGIAIYGGLIAAFIVLIVLCKRRKLSIWLMLDIAAPSVLFGQIVGRWGNFMNQEAFGAKTSLGFLQSLHLPQFVIEQMYINGSYRQPTFLYESFFNLIGLIIILAIRHRKQLLKQGEVFLSYLIWYPAVRFFVEGMRTDSLYIMPGIRVSQVLSVVLFVVAIGVFVYRRRNVYKLPWYVEAK from the coding sequence ATGAGTTTATTAGCCTTAAATCCAATTGCCTTTAATATTGGAGCACTGGAAATACACTGGTATGGAATTATTATTGCATTAGGAGCTCTAGTTGGTGTAATTATGGCAATGTCTGAAGCAAAAAAACGTGGCATTGATCCAGACAATATATTGGATTTAGTTTTATGGGGAGTTCCCATTGCATTAGTTGGGGCCAGAATATATTATGTGATTTTTGAATTACCATTTTATTTGGCTAACCCAAGCGAGATCATTAAGATATGGCATGGTGGAATTGCTATATATGGTGGTTTGATAGCTGCTTTTATCGTGTTGATAGTATTGTGTAAACGTCGTAAATTATCAATTTGGTTAATGTTAGATATAGCTGCGCCATCCGTGTTATTTGGTCAAATAGTTGGTCGCTGGGGTAATTTTATGAACCAAGAAGCTTTTGGTGCCAAGACTAGTTTGGGATTTTTACAATCATTACATCTACCACAATTTGTTATCGAGCAAATGTACATCAATGGATCATACCGCCAGCCTACATTCTTATATGAATCATTTTTCAATTTGATTGGGTTGATCATCATTTTGGCCATACGTCATAGAAAACAACTACTCAAGCAAGGCGAAGTATTTCTATCATATTTGATTTGGTATCCAGCAGTTAGATTCTTCGTTGAAGGGATGCGTACGGATAGTTTATACATTATGCCTGGCATCAGAGTTTCACAGGTGTTGTCAGTAGTGCTATTCGTTGTGGCTATTGGGGTCTTTGTCTATCGTAGACGTAATGTTTATAAGTTACCGTGGTATGTTGAAGCAAAATAA
- the trxB gene encoding thioredoxin-disulfide reductase, with translation MVRFEEVHLMKTYDVVVIGAGPGGLTAALYASRANLSVMILDRGIYGGQMNNTAEIENYPGFESILGPDLSEKMYNSSTRFGADFGYGAVDSVEDKGTTKIVHTDDGDYETKVVIIATGSQYKKIGVPGEDELSGRGVSYCAVCDGAFFKGKDVAVIGGGDSAVEEGVYLTQLASSVTIIHRRDQLRAQRILQDRAFKNDKIKFVWNADVKEIVDEDGKVGGVRYVDKKTGEEHVVPASGAFIYVGIQPMTDSFKSLGILDADGWIDTTDHMETKVPGVYAIGDVRKKDLRQIATAVGDGGVAGQEAFNYIQTLSDKVTA, from the coding sequence ATAGTACGTTTTGAGGAGGTACATTTAATGAAAACATATGATGTAGTAGTAATTGGTGCTGGACCCGGTGGATTGACCGCTGCACTTTATGCTTCACGTGCAAATCTATCAGTTATGATTCTCGACCGTGGTATTTACGGTGGTCAGATGAATAATACAGCTGAAATCGAAAACTATCCTGGTTTTGAATCGATTCTAGGACCAGACTTGAGTGAGAAGATGTATAATTCATCAACTCGTTTTGGCGCAGATTTTGGTTACGGTGCTGTGGATTCAGTAGAGGATAAAGGAACAACAAAGATTGTTCACACTGACGATGGTGACTATGAAACTAAAGTAGTAATCATTGCTACTGGTTCACAATACAAGAAAATTGGCGTTCCTGGTGAAGATGAATTATCAGGCCGTGGAGTTTCTTACTGTGCTGTATGTGATGGTGCTTTCTTCAAAGGTAAGGATGTTGCAGTAATCGGTGGAGGAGATTCCGCTGTTGAAGAGGGTGTTTATCTAACTCAACTTGCTAGTTCAGTTACGATTATTCACCGTCGTGATCAATTACGTGCCCAAAGAATCCTTCAAGATCGTGCTTTTAAGAATGATAAGATCAAATTTGTTTGGAATGCCGATGTTAAGGAAATCGTCGATGAAGATGGCAAAGTTGGTGGAGTTCGTTATGTAGATAAAAAAACTGGTGAAGAGCATGTTGTTCCTGCTAGTGGTGCATTTATCTATGTTGGTATTCAACCTATGACTGATTCATTTAAGAGTCTTGGTATTCTTGATGCCGATGGTTGGATCGATACAACTGATCACATGGAGACAAAAGTACCTGGTGTATACGCAATCGGTGATGTTAGAAAGAAAGACTTACGTCAGATTGCAACTGCTGTTGGTGATGGTGGAGTTGCCGGACAAGAGGCCTTCAACTATATCCAAACACTAAGTGATAAAGTTACAGCTTAA
- a CDS encoding helix-turn-helix domain-containing protein, translating into MRELVKEKNQIYQESELNIHTNLKLLRQKFGVTQKQVAEVLHVDVTTLSHYETGIRIPDIETLIRLADYYGTTVNCIISYEAI; encoded by the coding sequence ATGCGCGAATTAGTTAAGGAAAAAAATCAAATATATCAAGAATCAGAATTAAACATCCACACGAACTTAAAATTACTCCGCCAGAAATTCGGAGTAACACAAAAGCAAGTGGCAGAGGTATTACACGTCGATGTAACGACACTATCTCATTATGAGACAGGTATTAGAATTCCAGATATTGAAACCCTAATTAGACTGGCTGATTATTATGGAACAACTGTAAATTGTATAATAAGCTATGAAGCTATTTAA
- a CDS encoding phospho-sugar mutase — protein sequence MSWQNTLQEWLDYKELDPELKSQLMDLQKNPDETEEAFYAPMEFGTAGMRGLLGPGINRMNIYTVRQAAQGLASFMDTLDESDKSKGVAISYDSRYYSQEFAYESAKVLGAHGIHSYVFDSLRPTPELSFAVRSLHTYAGIMITASHNPKQYNGFKIYGPDGGQMPPVESDNITSFARKASDLFAIETVSVQQLRVDKLLTLIGEDVDLDYLDKLDTVVVNHDLIKNYGNKMNFVYTPLHGTGKMIAPRIFQKLGFKNFSMVAKQAILDPEFETTPFPNPEFAQTFDLAIEQGKKIGANILIATDPDADRLGAAVRQPDGSYELMTGNQIASVLLNYILNAKKELGVLPENGAVVKSIVSTELATAIANKYNVKMFNVLTGFKYIAEKIQNFQDTGSNEFLFGFEESYGYLVKPFVRDKDAMQSTILLAEAAAYYESKGKTIYDALEDLYQEFGYYREKTISKTFDGISGKDKMAAIMKKLREEGFEEIGGLKVVKSLDYLKQTLKTDSGTESTGLPKADALKFILEDGTWVAVRPSGTEPKMKFYIGITSDSDDHAATKLEKFAKEVSGWE from the coding sequence ATGTCTTGGCAAAATACATTACAGGAATGGCTTGATTATAAGGAATTAGATCCTGAATTGAAATCACAATTGATGGATTTACAAAAGAATCCTGATGAGACTGAGGAAGCATTCTATGCTCCAATGGAATTTGGAACTGCAGGAATGCGTGGATTACTTGGACCTGGTATCAATCGTATGAATATTTATACGGTTAGACAGGCTGCACAAGGATTGGCATCATTTATGGATACTTTAGATGAGTCAGATAAATCCAAAGGAGTTGCAATCAGTTACGATTCACGTTATTACTCACAAGAGTTCGCTTATGAGTCAGCTAAAGTGCTTGGTGCACATGGTATTCACAGTTATGTATTCGATAGTTTACGTCCAACTCCTGAATTGTCGTTTGCTGTAAGAAGCCTTCATACATATGCTGGTATTATGATCACAGCTAGTCATAATCCTAAACAATATAATGGTTTCAAAATATACGGTCCAGATGGTGGTCAAATGCCACCCGTTGAATCAGATAATATTACTAGTTTTGCACGTAAAGCTAGTGACCTATTTGCTATTGAAACAGTGTCTGTACAACAACTCCGTGTGGATAAATTATTGACTTTGATTGGTGAAGATGTTGATTTAGATTATTTAGATAAATTAGATACAGTTGTTGTTAATCATGATCTTATTAAGAATTACGGAAACAAAATGAATTTTGTTTATACACCACTTCATGGTACAGGTAAGATGATTGCTCCAAGAATTTTTCAAAAATTAGGTTTCAAGAATTTCTCAATGGTAGCAAAACAAGCCATTCTTGATCCTGAATTTGAGACAACTCCATTTCCTAATCCTGAATTTGCCCAAACATTTGATTTAGCGATTGAACAGGGTAAAAAAATCGGCGCTAATATCTTGATCGCGACTGATCCAGATGCTGACAGACTTGGTGCTGCAGTACGTCAGCCAGATGGTTCATATGAATTAATGACTGGTAATCAGATTGCTTCAGTATTGCTTAACTATATTTTGAATGCCAAAAAGGAATTGGGAGTTCTACCAGAAAACGGTGCTGTTGTTAAATCAATTGTTTCAACTGAATTGGCAACTGCTATCGCTAATAAATATAACGTTAAGATGTTCAATGTATTGACTGGATTCAAATATATCGCAGAAAAAATTCAAAACTTTCAAGATACAGGTAGTAATGAATTCTTGTTTGGTTTTGAAGAGAGTTATGGTTATTTAGTTAAACCATTTGTTCGTGACAAAGATGCAATGCAATCAACAATTCTTCTTGCTGAAGCAGCAGCTTATTATGAATCAAAAGGTAAAACAATTTATGACGCTCTAGAAGACTTATATCAAGAGTTTGGATATTATCGTGAAAAGACGATTTCTAAGACTTTTGATGGTATTTCTGGAAAAGATAAAATGGCTGCAATTATGAAGAAGTTACGTGAAGAAGGATTTGAAGAGATCGGTGGATTAAAAGTCGTTAAATCACTAGATTATCTCAAACAAACTCTTAAAACTGACAGTGGTACAGAAAGTACTGGTCTTCCTAAAGCAGATGCCTTGAAGTTTATTTTGGAAGATGGTACTTGGGTGGCAGTTCGTCCATCAGGTACTGAACCTAAAATGAAATTCTATATAGGAATTACAAGTGATAGTGATGATCATGCGGCTACAAAACTTGAGAAATTTGCTAAAGAAGTAAGTGGCTGGGAATAA
- a CDS encoding alkaline phosphatase family protein: MTTNKHMVVISLDSLGFRDIREHQEELPTLNELVNSGTWVKSVTGIYPTLTYPSHTTIVTGQYPNVHGIVNNTKIQPDRRSPDWYWYQKDVKSTTLYDLARQKKMTTAAFLWPVTAGSKINYNLAEIFPNRIWTNQVLVSLKASSPLFLLEMNHKYGKLRNGIKQPQLDDFITACAVDTIENKKPNLTLLHLVDMDSMRHRYGVRSTEAIQALHRLDAHVAQVIEATKKAGTFYDTNFVILGDHYQINVDTMIHLNTLFAHKGWLTPKDDQTYEKDWRVMAKTCDGSTYIYTRDFNDKDELEKLISEVEGVEKVYPRYRAIERGADPACTFMVEAKEGDYFTDESSRSEVVEKVDPDTLGQADRYHGVHGYDPDKPDYQTTILFNGPAVNEGQTVEHANLVDEAPTFARLLGLEFKEEIAGKCIKGVIK, translated from the coding sequence TTGACAACAAATAAACATATGGTAGTAATCTCCCTAGATTCATTAGGATTTAGAGATATTCGCGAACATCAAGAGGAATTACCAACATTAAATGAGTTAGTTAACTCTGGAACATGGGTCAAGTCAGTTACTGGTATTTATCCGACATTGACCTATCCATCACATACCACAATCGTTACGGGACAATATCCCAATGTCCATGGAATTGTTAACAATACAAAGATTCAACCAGATCGTAGATCACCTGACTGGTATTGGTATCAAAAAGATGTTAAATCAACGACTTTGTATGATTTGGCACGTCAAAAGAAGATGACTACTGCAGCATTTTTGTGGCCAGTTACTGCTGGAAGTAAGATCAATTATAATTTGGCAGAAATCTTCCCTAATCGAATTTGGACTAATCAAGTTCTGGTTTCATTAAAGGCTAGTTCACCATTATTCTTACTAGAAATGAATCATAAATATGGAAAATTAAGAAACGGTATAAAACAACCACAATTGGATGATTTCATTACTGCTTGTGCAGTGGATACGATCGAAAATAAAAAGCCTAACTTAACTTTGTTACATTTGGTCGATATGGATAGTATGCGCCATCGCTATGGAGTGCGTTCTACTGAAGCAATCCAAGCACTACATAGACTAGATGCACATGTTGCTCAAGTTATTGAGGCAACTAAAAAGGCAGGAACATTTTACGATACTAACTTTGTAATATTAGGTGACCATTATCAAATAAACGTTGATACTATGATACATTTGAATACATTGTTTGCCCACAAGGGATGGTTGACACCAAAGGATGATCAAACGTATGAGAAAGATTGGCGAGTAATGGCCAAAACTTGTGATGGTTCAACTTATATTTATACACGAGACTTTAATGATAAAGATGAACTAGAAAAGTTGATCAGTGAGGTTGAAGGAGTCGAGAAAGTTTATCCACGCTATCGCGCTATTGAACGTGGTGCTGATCCGGCATGTACATTTATGGTTGAAGCAAAGGAAGGGGATTATTTCACTGACGAAAGTAGTCGCAGTGAGGTAGTGGAAAAGGTTGATCCTGATACATTGGGACAAGCTGACCGTTATCATGGTGTTCATGGTTATGATCCTGACAAACCAGATTATCAAACGACTATTTTGTTCAATGGTCCTGCTGTAAATGAAGGACAAACAGTTGAGCATGCTAATTTAGTTGATGAAGCACCAACATTTGCACGTTTATTAGGTCTTGAGTTTAAAGAAGAGATTGCTGGTAAATGTATTAAGGGAGTTATTAAATGA
- a CDS encoding MFS transporter: MRFNKQQWSWIFYDWANSGYGIIVTTAVLPVYFKAVAQGNGVSAANSTAYWGYANSFGTLLVSILAPVLGALADYPGYKKRMLNIFALVGVVMTLLLSVVPTSQWSWLLVVYILSIIGYSGGNLFYDSFLTDVSDNKDMDKVSSYGYGFGYLGGVLAFILFLILQLTSGFGMLSSYGVAKWSFVLAAVWWIIFYIPLIRNVKQVYSVKANAHPITSSFKRVLETLKHIKKYKAVAWFLVAYFFYIDGVDTIFTMATSIGMDMGITTTTLMLVLLVVQLVAFPFSILYGWLADKTSTRTGIFIGIILYLGICLYALKLTTVTDFWILAVLVGTSQGGIQALSRSYFGRLIPKESGSEFFGFYNILGKFSAVMGPVLVGIVTQITGKSTIGAASLSILFLIGLVIFSYLPKLSKVKI, from the coding sequence ATGAGATTTAATAAACAACAATGGAGTTGGATTTTCTATGATTGGGCTAATTCTGGTTATGGAATCATTGTTACAACTGCGGTTTTACCAGTATATTTTAAAGCCGTTGCTCAAGGTAATGGTGTAAGTGCCGCCAACTCGACTGCGTATTGGGGTTATGCCAATAGTTTTGGTACATTATTAGTGTCTATTTTGGCTCCTGTATTGGGAGCATTGGCAGATTATCCTGGTTATAAAAAGAGGATGCTGAATATCTTTGCACTTGTCGGTGTAGTTATGACACTCTTGTTAAGTGTTGTACCGACTAGTCAGTGGTCATGGTTATTGGTAGTATATATTCTATCTATCATAGGGTATTCTGGTGGTAACTTATTCTATGACAGTTTCTTGACTGATGTTTCTGATAATAAAGATATGGATAAAGTATCGTCATATGGATATGGATTCGGTTATTTAGGCGGAGTTTTAGCATTTATATTATTCCTTATACTTCAATTAACAAGTGGATTTGGGATGTTATCGAGTTATGGAGTAGCAAAGTGGAGTTTTGTATTGGCAGCTGTTTGGTGGATAATTTTTTATATTCCCTTAATTAGAAATGTAAAACAAGTCTACTCTGTGAAGGCTAATGCACACCCTATCACCTCCAGCTTTAAACGAGTGTTAGAAACGTTGAAACACATTAAGAAGTATAAAGCAGTAGCGTGGTTTCTAGTTGCGTATTTCTTCTATATTGATGGGGTCGATACCATTTTTACTATGGCGACTTCGATTGGTATGGATATGGGTATAACAACGACCACGTTGATGTTAGTATTACTAGTTGTTCAGTTAGTGGCATTTCCATTCTCGATTCTTTATGGGTGGTTAGCTGATAAAACATCAACTAGGACTGGTATCTTCATTGGTATAATTTTGTATTTAGGAATTTGTCTGTACGCATTGAAGTTAACTACCGTGACTGATTTTTGGATTTTAGCTGTGTTAGTTGGAACTAGTCAAGGTGGTATTCAAGCTTTGAGTCGTTCTTACTTTGGTAGATTAATTCCTAAAGAATCAGGTAGTGAGTTTTTTGGATTCTATAATATTCTAGGTAAATTCTCAGCCGTTATGGGTCCTGTATTGGTTGGAATAGTGACGCAAATCACTGGTAAATCAACAATTGGTGCAGCATCGTTGAGTATTCTCTTTTTGATTGGCCTTGTAATATTTAGTTATTTACCTAAGCTTTCAAAAGTAAAAATATAG
- the uvrB gene encoding excinuclease ABC subunit UvrB, with protein sequence MIDRVDDNKFDLVSKYSPAGDQQQAIDKITNDFKAGDKEVILEGATGTGKTFTMANVIKNLNKPTLILSHNKTLAGQLYGEFKEFFPNNAVEYFVSYYDYYQPEAYVPSSDTYIEKDSSINDEIDKLRHSATSSLLERNDVIVVASVSCIFGLGDPKEYSDSIISLRVGQEIGRNELLEKLVDNQFERNDIDFQRGRFRVRGDVVDIFPASRDDNAIRVEFFGDEIDRIVEMDALTGEIKGQMDHIGIFPATHFMISDSKMEDALDRIQKEMDIQVAQFTKEGKLLEAQRIKQRTEYDIEMMREMGYTSGIENYSRHMEGRAEGEPPFTLIDFFPKDFNIMVDESHVTMPQVRGMYNGDRARKQMLVNYGFRLPSALDNRPLKLEEFEKHVNRILYVSATPGPYEMDRTDHLATQIIRPTGLLDPRIEVRPIMGQIDDLVGEINDRVEKHERVFVTTLTKKMAEDLTDYFKDLGIKVRYLHSDIKTLERTKIIRDLRLGKFDVLIGINLLREGIDVPEVSLIAILDADKEGFLRSERSLVQIIGRASRNEHGKVIMYADSITESMKGAISKTKHRRELQEKFNEEHNITPTTIVKPIRDAISMFQKVDNTASESEKIDDDLKFEDMSKKEQKDLLKNLQEQMEAAASKLDFEAAANLRDTILDLKAEMK encoded by the coding sequence TTGATAGATAGAGTAGACGATAATAAGTTTGATTTGGTTTCTAAATATTCACCAGCGGGGGATCAACAACAGGCAATTGACAAAATTACCAATGATTTCAAAGCTGGGGATAAAGAGGTCATACTTGAGGGAGCAACTGGTACTGGTAAGACTTTTACAATGGCAAATGTTATTAAAAATTTGAATAAACCAACGTTGATTCTTTCCCATAATAAAACTTTGGCGGGACAGTTGTATGGTGAGTTCAAAGAGTTCTTTCCTAACAACGCTGTTGAATACTTTGTTAGTTATTATGACTATTATCAACCTGAAGCTTATGTTCCATCTAGTGATACTTATATTGAAAAGGACTCAAGTATTAATGATGAAATAGACAAACTACGTCATTCTGCCACTAGTTCATTGTTAGAGCGAAATGATGTGATCGTTGTAGCCTCAGTTTCTTGTATATTTGGTTTAGGTGATCCTAAAGAATATTCTGACAGTATTATTTCATTGCGGGTTGGTCAGGAGATAGGTCGTAATGAGTTACTTGAAAAGTTAGTGGATAATCAATTTGAACGTAATGATATTGACTTTCAACGTGGACGTTTCCGTGTACGTGGGGATGTTGTGGATATCTTCCCAGCTTCACGTGATGACAATGCTATTCGTGTGGAATTTTTTGGTGATGAAATTGATCGAATCGTTGAAATGGACGCTTTAACTGGTGAAATAAAAGGCCAAATGGACCATATCGGTATTTTTCCAGCTACTCACTTTATGATCAGTGATTCCAAAATGGAAGATGCGCTGGATCGTATCCAAAAGGAAATGGATATACAAGTAGCACAATTTACCAAAGAAGGTAAGTTACTTGAAGCTCAACGTATTAAACAACGTACTGAATATGATATTGAAATGATGCGTGAGATGGGTTATACATCTGGAATTGAGAATTATTCTCGTCATATGGAAGGACGTGCTGAAGGTGAACCACCTTTCACATTGATAGATTTCTTCCCCAAGGACTTTAATATTATGGTTGATGAATCCCACGTTACTATGCCACAAGTTCGTGGTATGTATAATGGTGATCGTGCCAGAAAGCAAATGTTGGTCAACTATGGATTCCGTTTACCTAGTGCACTAGATAATCGTCCGTTAAAACTAGAAGAGTTTGAAAAGCACGTTAATCGTATTCTTTACGTTTCAGCTACACCGGGTCCTTATGAGATGGATAGAACAGATCATTTGGCTACTCAGATCATTCGACCAACTGGACTATTAGATCCAAGAATCGAGGTTCGTCCTATAATGGGACAGATCGATGATTTAGTTGGAGAGATCAATGATCGAGTTGAAAAACATGAACGTGTTTTTGTCACAACATTGACTAAGAAAATGGCAGAAGATTTAACTGATTATTTCAAAGATCTGGGTATTAAAGTTAGATATTTACATAGTGATATCAAAACATTGGAGCGTACAAAAATAATTCGTGATCTACGTCTTGGTAAGTTTGACGTGTTGATCGGTATTAATTTGTTGCGTGAAGGTATTGATGTTCCCGAAGTTTCATTGATTGCTATTTTGGATGCTGATAAAGAAGGATTCTTACGTTCAGAAAGATCTCTTGTTCAAATTATCGGACGTGCATCTCGTAATGAACATGGTAAGGTTATCATGTATGCTGATTCTATAACGGAATCAATGAAAGGTGCCATTTCTAAGACGAAGCATCGTCGTGAGTTGCAAGAGAAGTTTAATGAAGAACATAACATCACTCCTACAACTATTGTTAAGCCGATTCGTGATGCAATTTCAATGTTCCAAAAAGTTGATAATACAGCGTCTGAATCTGAAAAAATAGATGATGATTTGAAATTTGAGGATATGTCGAAAAAGGAACAAAAGGACTTACTCAAAAACTTACAAGAACAAATGGAAGCTGCAGCTTCAAAACTAGACTTTGAAGCCGCTGCTAATTTGCGTGATACAATTCTAGATTTAAAGGCGGAAATGAAGTAA